One genomic window of Globicephala melas chromosome 8, mGloMel1.2, whole genome shotgun sequence includes the following:
- the SF3B2 gene encoding splicing factor 3B subunit 2 isoform X1, which translates to MAAEHPEPPKGELQLPPPPPPPGHYGAWAAQELQAKLAEIGAPIQAGTREELVERLQTYTRQTGIVLNRPVLRGEDGDKAAPPPMSAQLSGIPMPPPPMGLPPLQPPPPPPPPPPGLGLGFPMAVGPRPPNLGPPPPLRVGDPVALSEEERLKLAQQQAALLMQQEERAKQQGDHSLKEHELLEQQKRAAVLLEQERQQEIAKMGTPVPRPPQDMGQIGVRTPLGPRVAAPVGPTPTVLPMGAPVPRPRGPPPPPGDENREMDDPSVGPKIPQALEKILQLKESRQEEMNSQQDEEEMETDTRSSLGHSASETEEDTVSISKKEKNRKRRNRKKKKKPQRVRGASSESSGDRDKESSRSRGSDSPAADVEIEYVTEEPEIYEPNFIFFKRIFEAFKLTDDVKKEKEKEPEKLDKLENSAAPKKKGFEEEHKDSDDDSSDDEQEKKPEAPKLSKKKLRRMNRFTVAELKQLVARPDVVEMHDVTAQDPKLLVHLKATRNSVPVPRHWCFKRKYLQGKRGIEKPPFELPDFIKRTGIQEMREALQEKEEQKTMKSKMREKVRPKMGKIDIDYQKLHDAFFKWQTKPKLTIHGDLYYEGKEFETRLKEKKPGDLSDELRISLGMPVGPNAHKVPPPWLIAMQRYGPPPSYPNLKIPGLNSPIPESCSFGYHAGGWGKPPVDETGKPLYGDVFGTNAAEFQTKTEEEEIDRTPWGELEPSDEESSEEEEEEESDEDKPDETGFITPADSGLITPGGFSSVPAGMETPELIELRKKKIEEAMDGSETPQLFTVLPEKRTATVGGAMMGSTHIYDMSTVMSRKGPAPELQGVEVALAPEELELDPMAMTQKYEEHVREQQAQVEKEDFSDMVAEHAAKQKQKKRKAQPQDSRGGSKKYKEFKF; encoded by the exons ATGGCGGCCGAGCATCCCGAACCCCCTAAGGGGGAGTTgcagctgccgccgccgccgccgccccctgGGCACTATGGTGCCTGGGCTGCCCAGGAGCTTCAGGCCAAATTAGCAGAGATCGGAGCTCCGATCCAGG CAGGGACTCGCGAGGAGCTGGTGGAGCGGCTGCAGACCTACACCCGCCAG ACTGGCATCGTCCTGAATCGGCCCGTTCTGAGAGGTGAAGATGGGGACAAAGCTGCTCCCCCTCCTATGTCAGCTCAG CTCTCTGGGATTCCCATGCCACCCCCCCCAATGGGACTCCCTCCTCTGCAACCTCCTccgccacccccaccacccccacccggCCTTGGCCTTGGCTTTCCTATGGCAGTTGGACCCCGCCCACCAAACCTGgggccccctcctcctctccggGTGGGCGATCCCGTGGCGCTGTCAGAGGAAGAGCGGCTAAAGCTGGCGCAGCAGCAGGCGGCGTTGCTGATGCAGCAGGAGGAGCGTGCCAAGCAG caggGAGATCATTCACTGAAGGAACATGAACTTTTGGAGCAGCAGAAGCGG GCAGCTGTGTTACTGGAGCAGGAACGGCAGCAGGAGATTGCCAAGATGGGCACGCCAGTCCCTCGGCCCCCACAAGACATGGGCCAAATTGGTGTTCGCACTCCTCTGGGTCCTCGAG TGGCTGCTCCAGTGGGTCCCACTCCCACTGTCCTGCCTATGGGGGCCCCTGTTCCTCGGCCTCGTGGTCCCCCACCACCTCCTGGAGATGAGAACAGAGAG ATGGATGACCCCTCTGTGGGCCCCAAGATCCCCCAGGCTTTGGAAAAGATCCTGCAGCTAAAGGAGAGCCGCCAGGAAGAGATGAACTCTCAGCAGG acgaagaggaaatggagacagATACTCGCTCGTCCCTGGGCCACTCGGCGTCAGAGACTGAGGAGGACACAGTGTCCATATCTAAAAAAGAG AAAAACCGGAAGCGTCGGAAccgaaagaagaagaaaaagccgCAGCGGGTGCGGGGGGCATCATCTGAGAGCTCTGGGGACCGAGACAAAGAGTCAAGCCGCTCCCGTGGCTCTGACTCCCCAGCGGCTGATGTGGAAATTGAGTACGTGACTGAAGAGCCTGAAATTTATGAGCCCAACTTCATCTTCTTCAAGAGGATTTTTGAGGCTTTCAAG CTCACTGATGAcgtgaagaaggagaaggagaaggagccaGAGAAACTTGACAAACTGGAGAACTCTGCGGCCCCCAAGAAGAAGGGCTTTGAGGAGGAGCACAAGGACAGCGATGATGATAGCAGTGATGACGAGCAG GAAAAGAAGCCAGAAGCCCCCAAGCTGTCCAAGAAGAAGCTGCGCCGAATGAATCGCTTCACTGTGGCTGAACTCAAGCAG CTTGTGGCTCGGCCCGACGTTGTGGAGATGCATGATGTGACTGCGCAGGACCCCAAGCTCTTGGTTCACCTCAAGGCCACTCGGAATTCTGTGCCCGTGCCTCGCCACTGGTGTTTTAAGCGCAAGTACCTGCAGGGCAAACGAGGCATTGAGAAGCCCCCCTTCGAGCTACCCGACTTCATCAAACGCACAGGCATCCAGGAGATGCGGGAGGCCCTGCAGGAGAAG gaagaacagaaaaCCATGAAGTCAAAGATGCGCGAGAAGGTTCGGCCCAAGATGGGGAAGATCGACATTGACTACCAGAAACTGCATGACGCCTTCTTCAAGTGGCAGACCAAGCCAAAGCTGACCATCCACGGGGACCTGTACTACGAG GGGAAGGAGTTTGAGACACGACTGAAGGAGAAGAAGCCAGGAGATCTGTCTGATGAGCTGAGGATTTCCTTGGGGATGCCAGTAGGACCA AATGCCCACAAGGTCCCTCCCCCGTGGCTGATTGCCATGCAGCGATATGGACCACCCCCGTCGTACCCCAACCTGAAAATCCCTGGGCTGAACTCGCCTATCCCCGAG AGCTGTTCCTTTGGGTACCATGCTGGTGGCTGGGGCAAACCCCCAGTAGATGAGACCGGGAAACCCCTCTATGGGGATGTGTTTGGAACCAATGCTGCTGAATTTCAG ACCAAGACTGAGGAAGAAGAGATTGATCGGACCCCTTGGGGGGAGCTGGAGCCATCTGATGAAGAGTCttcagaagaagaggaagaggaagaaagtgatGAAGATAAGCCAGATGAGACGGGCTTCATTACCCCTGCAGACAG TGGCCTCATCACTCCTGGAGGGTTCTCATCAGTGCCAGCTGGAATGGAGACCCCTGAACTCATTgaactgaggaagaagaagatTGAGGAGGCGATGGATGG AAGTGAGACGCCTCAGCTGTTCACTGTGTTGCCAGAGAAGAGAACGGCCACTGTTGGGGGCGCCATGATGGGATCAACCCACATCTATGACATGTCCACG GTTATGAGCCGGAAGGGCCCGGCCCCCGAGCTACAAGGTGTGGAAGTGGCCCTGGCACCCGAAGAGCTGGAGCTGGATCCCATGGCCATGACTCAGAAGTATGAGGAGCACGTGCGGGAGCAGCAGGCACAAGTGGAGAAAGAAGACTTCAGTGACATGGTGGCTGAGCACGCGGCCAAGCAGAAG CAAAAGAAACGGAAAGCTCAGCCCCAGGACAGCCGTGGGGGCAGCAAGAAATACAAGGAGTTCAAATTTTAG
- the SF3B2 gene encoding splicing factor 3B subunit 2 isoform X2, translating to MAAEHPEPPKGELQLPPPPPPPGHYGAWAAQELQAKLAEIGAPIQGTREELVERLQTYTRQTGIVLNRPVLRGEDGDKAAPPPMSAQLSGIPMPPPPMGLPPLQPPPPPPPPPPGLGLGFPMAVGPRPPNLGPPPPLRVGDPVALSEEERLKLAQQQAALLMQQEERAKQQGDHSLKEHELLEQQKRAAVLLEQERQQEIAKMGTPVPRPPQDMGQIGVRTPLGPRVAAPVGPTPTVLPMGAPVPRPRGPPPPPGDENREMDDPSVGPKIPQALEKILQLKESRQEEMNSQQDEEEMETDTRSSLGHSASETEEDTVSISKKEKNRKRRNRKKKKKPQRVRGASSESSGDRDKESSRSRGSDSPAADVEIEYVTEEPEIYEPNFIFFKRIFEAFKLTDDVKKEKEKEPEKLDKLENSAAPKKKGFEEEHKDSDDDSSDDEQEKKPEAPKLSKKKLRRMNRFTVAELKQLVARPDVVEMHDVTAQDPKLLVHLKATRNSVPVPRHWCFKRKYLQGKRGIEKPPFELPDFIKRTGIQEMREALQEKEEQKTMKSKMREKVRPKMGKIDIDYQKLHDAFFKWQTKPKLTIHGDLYYEGKEFETRLKEKKPGDLSDELRISLGMPVGPNAHKVPPPWLIAMQRYGPPPSYPNLKIPGLNSPIPESCSFGYHAGGWGKPPVDETGKPLYGDVFGTNAAEFQTKTEEEEIDRTPWGELEPSDEESSEEEEEEESDEDKPDETGFITPADSGLITPGGFSSVPAGMETPELIELRKKKIEEAMDGSETPQLFTVLPEKRTATVGGAMMGSTHIYDMSTVMSRKGPAPELQGVEVALAPEELELDPMAMTQKYEEHVREQQAQVEKEDFSDMVAEHAAKQKQKKRKAQPQDSRGGSKKYKEFKF from the exons ATGGCGGCCGAGCATCCCGAACCCCCTAAGGGGGAGTTgcagctgccgccgccgccgccgccccctgGGCACTATGGTGCCTGGGCTGCCCAGGAGCTTCAGGCCAAATTAGCAGAGATCGGAGCTCCGATCCAGG GGACTCGCGAGGAGCTGGTGGAGCGGCTGCAGACCTACACCCGCCAG ACTGGCATCGTCCTGAATCGGCCCGTTCTGAGAGGTGAAGATGGGGACAAAGCTGCTCCCCCTCCTATGTCAGCTCAG CTCTCTGGGATTCCCATGCCACCCCCCCCAATGGGACTCCCTCCTCTGCAACCTCCTccgccacccccaccacccccacccggCCTTGGCCTTGGCTTTCCTATGGCAGTTGGACCCCGCCCACCAAACCTGgggccccctcctcctctccggGTGGGCGATCCCGTGGCGCTGTCAGAGGAAGAGCGGCTAAAGCTGGCGCAGCAGCAGGCGGCGTTGCTGATGCAGCAGGAGGAGCGTGCCAAGCAG caggGAGATCATTCACTGAAGGAACATGAACTTTTGGAGCAGCAGAAGCGG GCAGCTGTGTTACTGGAGCAGGAACGGCAGCAGGAGATTGCCAAGATGGGCACGCCAGTCCCTCGGCCCCCACAAGACATGGGCCAAATTGGTGTTCGCACTCCTCTGGGTCCTCGAG TGGCTGCTCCAGTGGGTCCCACTCCCACTGTCCTGCCTATGGGGGCCCCTGTTCCTCGGCCTCGTGGTCCCCCACCACCTCCTGGAGATGAGAACAGAGAG ATGGATGACCCCTCTGTGGGCCCCAAGATCCCCCAGGCTTTGGAAAAGATCCTGCAGCTAAAGGAGAGCCGCCAGGAAGAGATGAACTCTCAGCAGG acgaagaggaaatggagacagATACTCGCTCGTCCCTGGGCCACTCGGCGTCAGAGACTGAGGAGGACACAGTGTCCATATCTAAAAAAGAG AAAAACCGGAAGCGTCGGAAccgaaagaagaagaaaaagccgCAGCGGGTGCGGGGGGCATCATCTGAGAGCTCTGGGGACCGAGACAAAGAGTCAAGCCGCTCCCGTGGCTCTGACTCCCCAGCGGCTGATGTGGAAATTGAGTACGTGACTGAAGAGCCTGAAATTTATGAGCCCAACTTCATCTTCTTCAAGAGGATTTTTGAGGCTTTCAAG CTCACTGATGAcgtgaagaaggagaaggagaaggagccaGAGAAACTTGACAAACTGGAGAACTCTGCGGCCCCCAAGAAGAAGGGCTTTGAGGAGGAGCACAAGGACAGCGATGATGATAGCAGTGATGACGAGCAG GAAAAGAAGCCAGAAGCCCCCAAGCTGTCCAAGAAGAAGCTGCGCCGAATGAATCGCTTCACTGTGGCTGAACTCAAGCAG CTTGTGGCTCGGCCCGACGTTGTGGAGATGCATGATGTGACTGCGCAGGACCCCAAGCTCTTGGTTCACCTCAAGGCCACTCGGAATTCTGTGCCCGTGCCTCGCCACTGGTGTTTTAAGCGCAAGTACCTGCAGGGCAAACGAGGCATTGAGAAGCCCCCCTTCGAGCTACCCGACTTCATCAAACGCACAGGCATCCAGGAGATGCGGGAGGCCCTGCAGGAGAAG gaagaacagaaaaCCATGAAGTCAAAGATGCGCGAGAAGGTTCGGCCCAAGATGGGGAAGATCGACATTGACTACCAGAAACTGCATGACGCCTTCTTCAAGTGGCAGACCAAGCCAAAGCTGACCATCCACGGGGACCTGTACTACGAG GGGAAGGAGTTTGAGACACGACTGAAGGAGAAGAAGCCAGGAGATCTGTCTGATGAGCTGAGGATTTCCTTGGGGATGCCAGTAGGACCA AATGCCCACAAGGTCCCTCCCCCGTGGCTGATTGCCATGCAGCGATATGGACCACCCCCGTCGTACCCCAACCTGAAAATCCCTGGGCTGAACTCGCCTATCCCCGAG AGCTGTTCCTTTGGGTACCATGCTGGTGGCTGGGGCAAACCCCCAGTAGATGAGACCGGGAAACCCCTCTATGGGGATGTGTTTGGAACCAATGCTGCTGAATTTCAG ACCAAGACTGAGGAAGAAGAGATTGATCGGACCCCTTGGGGGGAGCTGGAGCCATCTGATGAAGAGTCttcagaagaagaggaagaggaagaaagtgatGAAGATAAGCCAGATGAGACGGGCTTCATTACCCCTGCAGACAG TGGCCTCATCACTCCTGGAGGGTTCTCATCAGTGCCAGCTGGAATGGAGACCCCTGAACTCATTgaactgaggaagaagaagatTGAGGAGGCGATGGATGG AAGTGAGACGCCTCAGCTGTTCACTGTGTTGCCAGAGAAGAGAACGGCCACTGTTGGGGGCGCCATGATGGGATCAACCCACATCTATGACATGTCCACG GTTATGAGCCGGAAGGGCCCGGCCCCCGAGCTACAAGGTGTGGAAGTGGCCCTGGCACCCGAAGAGCTGGAGCTGGATCCCATGGCCATGACTCAGAAGTATGAGGAGCACGTGCGGGAGCAGCAGGCACAAGTGGAGAAAGAAGACTTCAGTGACATGGTGGCTGAGCACGCGGCCAAGCAGAAG CAAAAGAAACGGAAAGCTCAGCCCCAGGACAGCCGTGGGGGCAGCAAGAAATACAAGGAGTTCAAATTTTAG
- the GAL3ST3 gene encoding galactose-3-O-sulfotransferase 3 — MPPILQRLQQATKMSRRKILLLVLGCSTLSLLIHQGAQLSWYPKLFPQSCPPLQDSPPRPKHMTVAFLKTHKTAGTTVQNILFRFAERHNLTVALPHPSCEHQFCYPRNFSAHFVHPATRPPHMLASHLRFDRAELQRLMPPGTVYVTILREPAAMFESLFSYYNQYCPAFRRVPNASLEAFLSAPEAYYRAGEHFAMFAHNTLAYDLGGDNERSPRDDAAYLAGLIRQVEEVFSLVMIAEYFDESLVLLRRLLAWDLDDVLYARLNARAASSRLAAIPAALARAARAWNALDAGLYDHFNATFWRRVALAGRACVEREARELREARERLLRRCFGEEPVLRPAAQIRTKQLQPWQPSRKVDIMGYDLPSGRAGPATEACLKLAMPEVQYSSYLLRKQKRRGGVRPRPEPVLDNPPPRPIRALPRGH; from the exons ATGCCACCCATCCTCCAGCGCCTGCAGCAGGCCACCAAGATGAGCCGCAGGAAAATCCTGCTGCTGGTGCTAGGATGCAGCACCTTAAGCctcctcatccaccagggggcgcAGCTCAGCTG GTACCCCAAGCTGTTCCCTCAGAGCTGCCCGCCTCTGCAGGACTCTCCGCCGCGCCCCAAGCACATGACCGTAGCCTTTCTGAAGACGCACAAGACTGCGGGCACGACAGTGCAGAACATCCTGTTCCGCTTCGCCGAGCGCCACAACCTGACCGTGGCCCTGCCACACCCGAGCTGCGAGCACCAGTTCTGCTACCCGCGCAACTTCTCGGCGCACTTCGTGCACCCGGCCACGCGGCCACCGCACATGCTGGCCAGCCACCTGCGCTTCGACCGCGCGGAGCTGCAGCGCCTCATGCCCCCGGGCACCGTCTACGTCACCATCCTGCGCGAGCCGGCCGCCATGTTCGAGTCGCTCTTCAGCTACTACAACCAGTACTGCCCCGCCTTCCGGCGCGTGCCCAACGCGTCGCTCGAGGCCTTCCTGAGCGCGCCCGAGGCCTACTACCGCGCGGGCGAGCACTTCGCCATGTTCGCGCACAACACGCTGGCCTACGACCTGGGCGGCGACAACGAGCGCAGCCCGCGCGACGACGCCGCCTACCTGGCGGGCCTCATCCGCCAGGTGGAGGAGGTCTTCTCGCTCGTCATGATCGCCGAGTACTTCGACGAGTCGCTCGTGCTGCTGCGGCGCCTGCTGGCTTGGGACCTAGACGACGTGCTCTACGCCAGGCTCAACGCGCGCGCCGCCAGCTCGCGCCTCGCCGCCATCCCCGCGGCTCTCGCGCGGGCCGCGCGCGCCTGGAACGCGCTCGACGCCGGCCTCTACGACCACTTCAACGCCACCTTCTGGCGCCGCGTGGCGCTCGCCGGCCGCGCCTGCGTGGAGCGCGAGGCGCGCGAGTTGCGAGAGGCCCGAGAGCGCCTGCTGCGGCGCTGCTTTGGTGAGGAACCTGTGCTGCGGCCTGCGGCGCAGATCCGCACCAAGCAGCTGCAACCCTGGCAGCCTAGCCGCAAGGTGGACATCATGGGCTACGACCTGCCCAGCGGCCGCGCCGGCCCGGCCACCGAGGCCTGCCTCAAGCTGGCCATGCCCGAGGTGCAGTACTCGAGCTACCTGCTGCGCAAGCAGAAGCGCCGAGGTGGCGTGCGCCCCCGGCCCGAACCGGTCCTGGACAATCCCCCTCCTCGGCCCATCCGGGCGCTGCCCCGGGGCCACTGA